One Denticeps clupeoides chromosome 3, fDenClu1.1, whole genome shotgun sequence DNA window includes the following coding sequences:
- the LOC114785710 gene encoding GTP-binding protein 2-like, with product MDAPVSDRGPCAAGRGRRSRARRGKRGRRRRGRRRKDAPPPPFLPPEAEEGNIEYKLKLVNPTQYRFEHLATQLKWRLQEGRGEAVYQIGVEDNGLLVGLSDRDMRASLGTLRRMAEKVGADITLLREREVDYDSERSCRKIAEVLVRKVPDDQQFLDLRVAVLGNVDSGKSTLLGVLTQGELDNGRGRARLNLFRHLHEIQTGRTSSISFEILGFNSKGEVVNYSDSRTAEEICESSSKMITFIDLAGHHKYLKTTIFGLTSYCPDFAMLVVGANTGVAGTTREHLGLAMALKVPIFIVVSKVDVCVRGAVERTVRQLERLLKQPGCGKVPLLVASGDDAVTAAQQFTQTSSVTPIFLLSSVSGQNLDLLKVFFNILPPLSNSKEQEELMQQLTEFQVDEIYTVPDVGTVVGGTLYSGVCREGERLVVGPTDDGRFLRLKVCSIQRNRSACRVLRAGQAATLALGNFPRALLRKGMVMVSPKMNPTICWQFEASIVLLFHAKTFRRGFQVTVHVGNVRQTATVECLHGKEELRTGERAVVRFRFMKHPEYLRVGAKLLFREGVTKGIGHVAQLLAHDQNRTHVHIQPPSNNNNNNNN from the exons ATGGACGCGCCGGTTTCCGACCGCGGGCCCTGCGCCGCGGGCCGAGGCAGGAGATCCCGCGCCCGGCGGGGCAAGCGGGGCCGGCGGCGGAGGGGCAGGAGGCGGAAggacgcgccgccgccgccgtttTTACCCCCGGAG GCAGAAGAGGGCAACATAGAGTACAAG CTGAAGCTGGTGAACCCCACGCAGTACCGCTTCGAGCACCTGGCCACGCAGCTGAAGTGGCGCCTGCAGGAGGGGCGGGGCGAGGCCGTGTACCAGATCGGCGTGGAGGACAACGGCCTGCTGGTGGGCCTGAGCGACAGGGACATGAGGGCCTCGCTCGGCACCCTGAGGCGCATGGCTGAGAA ggTGGGGGCCGACATCACACTTCTCAGAGAAAGGGAGGTAGATTACGACTCCGAGAGAAGCTGCCGGAAAATCGCAGAGGTCCTGGTGCGGAAAGTTCCAGATGACCAACAG TTCTTGGACCTGCGTGTGGCAGTGCTGGGTAACGTGGACTCGGGGAAGTCAACGCTCCTGGGGGTGCTCACTCAGGGAGAGCTGGATAACGGGCGAGGTCGGGCGCGGCTCAACCTCTTCCGGCATCTGCACGAGATCCAGACTGGACGCACCTCCAGCATCAGCTTTGAGATTCTGGGCTTCAACAGCAAGGGAGAG GTGGTGAACTACAGCGACTCCCGTACGGCTGAAGAGATCTGTGAGAGCTCGTCCAAAATGATCACCTTCATCGACCTCGCCGGACACCACAAGTACCTGAAGACCACCATCTTCGGCCTCACCAGCTACTGCCCTGACTTCGCCATGCTGGTCGTGGGCGCCAACACAGGCGTTG CGGGTACCACGCGTGAGCACCTGGGCCTGGCGATGGCGCTGAAGGTGCCCATCTTCATCGTGGTCAGTAAGgtggacgtgtgtgtgcgcggcgCCGTGGAGCGGACCGTGCGCCAGCTGGAGCGGCTGCTGAAGCAGCCCGGCTGCGGCAAGGTGCCCCTGCTGGTGGCCAGCGGTGACGACGCCGTCACCGCGGCACAGCAGTTCACTCAGACCAGCAG TGTCACTCCCATCTTCCTGCTGTCCAGCGTATCAGGGCAGAACCTGGACCTGCTGAAGGTCTTCTTCAACATCCTGCCGCCCCTCAGCAACAGTAAAGAGCAGGAGGAGCTCATGCAGCAGCTCACCGAGTTTCAG GTGGATGAGATCTACACCGTGCCagatgtggggacggtggtgggCGGGACCCTGTACAG CGGGGTGTGCCGTGAAGGGGAGCGGCTGGTGGTGGGGCCGACGGACGATGGGCGTTTCCTCCGGCTGAAGGTGTGCAGCATCCAGCGGAACCGCTCCGCCTGCCGGGTGCTCCGGGCCGGCCAGGCCGCCACCCTGGCCCTGGGCAACTTCCCCCGAGCGCTGCTGCGCAAG GGAATGGTGATGGTGAGCCCCAAGATGAACCCCACCATCTGCTGGCAGTTCGAGGCGTCCATCGTCCTGCTGTTCCACGCGAAGACGTTCCGCCGCGGTTTCCAGGTCACTGTCCACGTGGGCAACGTGAGACAGACGGCCACCGTCGAGTGCCTGCACGGGAAG GAGGAGTTGCGGACGGGCGAGCGGGCGGTCGTGCGCTTCCGCTTCATGAAGCACCCGGAGTACCTGCGGGTGGGGGCCAAGCTGCTCTTCAGGGAGGGGGTGACCAAGGGCATCGGCCATGTAGCCCAGCTGCTGGCGCACGACCAGAACCGCACACACGTGCATATACAGCCGcccagcaacaacaacaacaacaacaacaactga